A genome region from Labrus mixtus chromosome 9, fLabMix1.1, whole genome shotgun sequence includes the following:
- the LOC132980256 gene encoding EH domain-containing protein 2-like, with translation MSMRRFRSNPKTLGDVNMVTEELKNLYYKRLLPIEKYYSFHHFHSPSYEDADFDNKPMVLVMGQYSTGKTTFIRYLVEQDFPGSRVGPEPTTDCFTALMYGKMEGIIPGNALTVDPKKPFRNLDPFGNAFLNRFQCAQMPNKILESISIIDTPGILTAAKRKLSRGYDFPAVLRWFAERVDRIILLFDAHKLEFSDELTRAFGALLGYEDKLRVVLNKADRVDSQQLMRVYGALMWSLGKVFRTPEILRVYVGSFWSEPRQTCDHYQLIELEEEDLLTDIRNLPRNAAVRRLNDLVKRARLVRAHAHIISYLKQEMPTIFCKESKKHNLIYQLPVIYTKIQQQQRVPAGDFPDCTKMQEKLLGQDFSKFKTLKPSLMASLDKLLSTDIANLVPLLQQQELRKKSLHGVLDGEFLGTFRRDHFRRDPFKELRDDESSEADFDEWAVEKLKPKYDEIFYNLSPNEGKLSGTKVREWMTGTLLPNSVLAHIWRLSDVDGDGMLDNEEFALAVHLIEGKLEGHWLPRELPSHLVPPSKRMSTASDEE, from the exons ATGTCCATGCGAAGGTTCAGGAGCAACCCTAAAACACTGGGGGATGTTAATATGGTGACCGAGGAGCTGAAGAATCTTTATTATAAGAGGCTGCTGCCTATAGAGAAGTACTACTCCTTCCATCACTTTCATTCTCCCAGCTATGAGGACGCAGACTTCGACAACAAACCAATGGTGTTGGTGATGGGCCAGTACTCAACGGGAAAGACAACTTTCATCAG GTATCTGGTCGAACAAGATTTCCCTGGTAGCAGAGTCGGACCAGAGCCAACCACCGACTGCTTCACTGCCCTCATGTATGGAAAGATGGAAGGAATCATCCCTGGCAATGCCCTCACAGTGGATCCAAAAAAGCCCTTTCGCAACCTCGACCCTTTTGGAAATGCTTTTCTCAACAG gtTTCAGTGTGCTCAGATGCCTAATAAAATCCTCGAGAGCATCAGCATTATCGACACACCGGGCATCTTAACAGCTGCTAAAAGAAAGCTGAGTCGAG GCTACGACTTCCCAGCAGTGCTGCGCTGGTTCGCAGAGCGTGTGGACCGGATCATCCTGCTGTTCGACGCACATAAACTGGAGTTCTCTGATGAGCTCACTCGTGCCTTTGGGGCTCTGCTGGGCTATGAGGACAAGTTACGTGTGGTTCTCAACAAGGCTGACAGGGTGGACTCACAGCAGCTGATGAGAGTGTACGGCGCCCTCATGTGGTCGCTGGGGAAAGTGTTTCGAACCCCAGAGATCTTGAGGGTTTACGTCGGCTCTTTCTGGTCTGAGCCGAGGCAGACGTGTGACCACTATCAGCTGAtcgagctggaggaggaggatctgcTGACCGACATCAGGAACCTGCCGCGCAACGCTGCAGTACGCAGACTAAACGACCTGGTGAAGAGGGCACGCTTAGTCAGG GCTCATGCCCACATCATCAGCTACCTGAAGCAAGAGATGCCAACTATATTCTGCAAAGAAAGCAAGAAGCACAACTTGATATACCAGCTTCCTGTGATCTACACTAAGATCCAGCAACAGCAGCGAGTCCCAGCTGGAGACTTCCCTGACTGCACAAAGATGCAG GAGAAGCTTTTGGGTCAAGATTTCTCAAAGTTCAAGACACTCAAACCGAGTCTCATGGCCTCCTTGGATAAACTTCTGTCCACTGACATAGCAAACCTGGTGCCTttactgcagcagcaggaacTGAGGAAGAAATCTCTCCACGGTGTGTTGGATGGGGAATTTTTGGGAACCTTTAGGCGTGACCATTTCAGGAGAGACCCTTTTAAGGAACTCAGAGATGACGAGAGCAGTGAGGCAGACTTTGACGAGTGGGCCGTAGAGAAATTAAAGCCAAAGTATGACGAGATTTTCTACAACCTCAGTCCAAATGAGGGCAAACTGAGCGGCACCAAAGTCAGAGAGTGGATGACGGGCACGCTGCTGCCCAACTCCGTGTTGGCTCACATCTGGAGGCTGTCAGATGTGGACGGGGACGGCATGCTGGACAATGAGGAGTTTGCTTTGGCAGTCCACCTTATCGAGGGAAAACTGGAGGGTCATTGGCTCCCCAGGGAGCTGCCGTCTCACCTGGTGCCCCCATCAAAAAGGATGAGTACAGCCAGTGATGAAGAGTGA